DNA sequence from the Bacteroidota bacterium genome:
AACATACGGAAGAGCATCTACACCATCACAGTGACCATGCCCACTTGCATCATGCGACGGGACACGACCATGGTCATGGCATGGAGATCACGCTGGAACAGGATGTGTTGCATAAGAATAACCTCCTTGCAGAGCGTAACCGGGGATATTTCGAAGCACGGAATATCCTGACACTGAACCTCGTCTCTTCCCCGGGTTCAGGAAAGACAACCCTGCTTGAAAAGACCATTAAGGAACTGAAGGATAACACATCCATTTTTGTTATCGAAGGCGACCAGCAGACCCTAAACGATGCCCGAAGGATCCAGGATGCAGGTGCGCCCGTGGTGCAGGTCAATACCGGATCGGGTTGCCATCTCGATGCATCGATGGTTAACAAGGCGGTGAAGAAACTCGAACCGGCAGATCATGCTCTGCTTTTTATCGAGAACGTAGGCAACCTTGTTTGTCCGAGCATGTTCGACCTGGGTGAACAATACCGCGTGGTGATCATGAGCGTTACCGAAGGCGACGACAAACCCGCCAAATACCCCAATATGTTTGCCACCTCGCATCTTTGCATCATCAACAAGACCGACCTCCTCCCCCACGTGGATTTTGATGTTGCCAAAGCCCGTGATTATGCCATGAAGGTAAACCATCACCTGGAGTTCATCGAATTGTCGGCCCGCAGCGGCGAAGGCATGCAGGAATGGTTCCGATGGCTTTCCGGGAAACTTGAGGAACTGCAAACCGGAAAATAATACTATGAATCCAATTACCATGTACCCCATCGGGGTCATCCGCACGCCTTATATCTCTATGGCCCCTTTTCGTCCGGATGAAACCATAGAGGGTGAGTTTTATGTCGAACTGGATCCAAAATACAGGATGGGACTCGAGAAGATAGAAACCTTCAGCCACATCATCCTTGTCTTTTATTTCGACCGGACCAAGAAGGTGCATCTCATCGCCCATCCTCCCGATTTCCCGTATATGAACGTTGGACTCTTTGCCAGCCGATCCCCTTTCCGCCCCAACCATATCGGAATAGATATTGTGAAACTCTTAAAGGTTGAGGAAAACCGTATTTACACTTCACACCTTGACATCCTGGACCATACTCCCCTGCTTGACCTCAAACCCTATGTAAGAGACATTGACCTCAAGATCAATGCCAACCGGGGATGGATCCCACCCAGATAATTTGTTAGTTTTTAACATTGTTAAATAAATAACAAAATCTTTGGAAATTGCAGGATGGCTTCTTAATTTTGCCTGTTATTTTATTAACAAGGAAAGACGTTTATTTAGTGCATATGAAGCATCTTCCTCACAAGACTATTGCACGGTTGAGCCAATACCGCCGTGCCTTGTTGTTATGCCTGGCTAAAGGCAAAACCCATATTTTCTCCCACGAGATTGCAAAGATCCAGCACATTACTGCCGTGCAGGTTAGGCGCGACATCATGCTCATCGGTTACACGGGCACCCTGCGCAAAGGCTATAATGTTAAGGAACTGATCGATCTCATCGGGAAGATCATCGACAGCGAAGAAGTTATCAATATCTGCGTAGTGGGAATCGGAAACCTGGGTAAAGCCATAGTGAACTATTTCAGCGGACGAAGGACCAAGTTATCCATAGCTGCCTGCTTCGATATTGATCCTTCCAAAGTCGGGAAAAAGGCATCGGGTGTTGAGATATTTGATATCAACCAGCTTGCCAGGATCATCCGGGATAGGGATATCCGGATTGCCATCATGACGGTACCGTCGGAGCAGGCTACCGAGATAGCCGAGCAACTGGTGAAAGCCGGCATCAAGGGCATCCTGAATTCCACACCCAAACCGGTGAATGTACCGAAAGATGTCTTCCTGGAAGAGTACGATATGATAACCTCCCTTGAAAAGGTGGCTTTCTACGTAAAATCACACGAAGAGTATTAAACCATGGTAATGCGGGTTCCGCCGTCATCAACACCCAGAAGGGTTGTCTTGGTGATGATGGTGTCTTTCCCGCTGTTTTCCACAAATTGGATAGCTGCGCGTATTTTAGGTGCCATGCTGCCTTCAGCAAAATGGCCTTCCTCCAGATAACGCCTGGCTTCGGCAATGGTCATGCGGTCGATAGACTTTTCCTGAGGGGTATTGAAATTTATGCAGACCTTGGGTATGTCGGTCAGGATGAAGAATTTATCCGCATTCA
Encoded proteins:
- the hypB gene encoding hydrogenase nickel incorporation protein HypB; this encodes HTEEHLHHHSDHAHLHHATGHDHGHGMEITLEQDVLHKNNLLAERNRGYFEARNILTLNLVSSPGSGKTTLLEKTIKELKDNTSIFVIEGDQQTLNDARRIQDAGAPVVQVNTGSGCHLDASMVNKAVKKLEPADHALLFIENVGNLVCPSMFDLGEQYRVVIMSVTEGDDKPAKYPNMFATSHLCIINKTDLLPHVDFDVAKARDYAMKVNHHLEFIELSARSGEGMQEWFRWLSGKLEELQTGK
- the tsaA gene encoding tRNA (N6-threonylcarbamoyladenosine(37)-N6)-methyltransferase TrmO; amino-acid sequence: MNPITMYPIGVIRTPYISMAPFRPDETIEGEFYVELDPKYRMGLEKIETFSHIILVFYFDRTKKVHLIAHPPDFPYMNVGLFASRSPFRPNHIGIDIVKLLKVEENRIYTSHLDILDHTPLLDLKPYVRDIDLKINANRGWIPPR
- a CDS encoding redox-sensing transcriptional repressor Rex encodes the protein MHMKHLPHKTIARLSQYRRALLLCLAKGKTHIFSHEIAKIQHITAVQVRRDIMLIGYTGTLRKGYNVKELIDLIGKIIDSEEVINICVVGIGNLGKAIVNYFSGRRTKLSIAACFDIDPSKVGKKASGVEIFDINQLARIIRDRDIRIAIMTVPSEQATEIAEQLVKAGIKGILNSTPKPVNVPKDVFLEEYDMITSLEKVAFYVKSHEEY